One window of the Triticum dicoccoides isolate Atlit2015 ecotype Zavitan chromosome 3B, WEW_v2.0, whole genome shotgun sequence genome contains the following:
- the LOC119281799 gene encoding B3 domain-containing protein Os03g0212300-like, with protein sequence MAQQLRDSPDLAGFQFYKLMAAGTSWEKLVLPDKFVRELNGRALRDVKLRVEGGGARAWDVEVVANECGDMHLGRGWKEFVRANGIQLGQLLVFCYDGAALLIVTVFEDSECGRHCCQREEENDSAEEEESPPPALPGSGSSSDGDVHGGGGGAVPSRFTVTLGQCHLGTKKKQYLNVPVEFSQSHGFTEKGRVVLRMRGQQWTVCLKHSNRRKGNARTRTALRYGWNRFRVDNGLRVGDICFFQLVHDAGGDDPVLSVEVRKADGTIVQ encoded by the exons ATGGCGCAGCAGCTGCGGGACAGCCCTGACCTGGCTGGTTTCCAGTTCTACAAGCTCATGGCTGCCGGAACGTCCTGGGAGAAGCTG GTGCTGCCTGACAAGTTCGTGAGGGAGCTCAACGGCCGAGCGCTCCGGGACGTGAAGCTGCGGGTCGAGGGCGGAGGGGCGCGCGCGTGGGACGTGGAGGTCGTCGCCAACGAGTGCGGCGACATGCACCTCGGCAGGGGCTGGAAGGAGTTCGTCCGCGCCAACGGCATACAGCTGGGGCAGCTCCTCGTCTTCTGCTACGACGGCGCCGCCCTGCTCATCGTCACGGTGTTCGAGGACTCCGAGTGCGGGAGACACTGCTGCCAGCGCGAGGAGGAAAATGACAGCGCTG AAGAGGAGGAGTCTCCGCCACCGGCGTTGCCAGGGAGTGGAAGCAGCAGCGACGGCGACGtccatggcggcggaggcggcgccgtGCCGAGTCGGTTCACCGTGACGCTGGGGCAGTGCCACCTgggcaccaagaagaagcagtaccTG AACGTGCCTGTGGAGTTCAGCCAGTCGCACGGGTTCACGGAGAAGGGCAGGGTGGTGCTGCGGATGCGCGGGCAGCAGTGGACCGTCTGCCTCAAGCACAGCAACCGGCGCAAGGGTAACGCGAGGACCCGCACGGCGCTGAGATACGGGTGGAACCGGTTCCGCGTCGACAACGGCCTCCGCGTCGGCGACATCTGCTTCTTCCAGCTGGTGCATGATGCCGGCGGCGACGACCCGGTGCTCAGCGTCGAGGTGCGCAAGGCGGACGGAACCATCGTCCAGTGA
- the LOC119281800 gene encoding BTB/POZ and MATH domain-containing protein 1-like — MSFTGVSIVGQGQATGHAINVAAASGYHLLVVNAYSHTKATASAGTVILSLPFMVGGHCWRIFYCPKGAPSDCAEDSVSLILFLVDKNVTENLKVQVGFSFLDQHEKQDSAYIRAKEPCNFSSGNPCWVYKNFVKRDALEKSKHLNDDCFTIRCDLAVVPPPTIQELISNLLMSKEGTDVTFNVGGETLTAHRSVLVARSSVFKAELFGPMKVGAVASVIQIEDMEAKVFRALLSFIYTGSLPEMEVDMLQEREAQEALWLQHLIAAADRYNLQRLKVLCEEKLCKLIDVSTVKTIFILAERHNCGGLKDVCLEFLKTPSNLKEITAADVFDDIIRTCPYLLKELIAKLAS; from the coding sequence ATGTCATTTACAGGCGTGTCTATAGTCGGGCAGGGCCAGGCCACCGGCCACGCCATCAACGTCGCCGCGGCCAGCGGGTACCACCTGCTTGTGGTCAACGCCTACTCGCACACCAAGGCCACTGCATCTGCTGGCACGGTAATCCTGTCTCTCCCTTTCATGGTAGGAGGACATTGTTGGCGCATCTTCTACTGCCCCAAAGGCGCCCCGTCGGACTGCGCCGAGGACTCTGTATCGCTCATTCTTTTCCTCGTCGATAAAAATGTTACAGAAAATCTGAAGGTGCAGGTTGGATTCAGTTTCCTCGATCAGCATGAGAAGCAAGACTCGGCATATATTCGTGCAAAAGAGCCATGCAACTTCTCTAGCGGTAATCCATGCTGGGTTTACAAGAATTTCGTGAAAAGGGATGCCCTTGAGAAatcaaagcatctcaacgatgattGTTTCACCATCAGATGCGACCTTGCCGTGGTACCGCCTCCTACCATACAAGAGCTTATCAGCAACCTCCTCATGTCCAAGGAGGGCACTGACGTGACATTTAACGTTGGCGGCGAGACGCTCACTGCACACCGGTCTGTGCTTGTTGCTCGGTCTTCGGTCTTCAAGGCAGAGCTATTTGGCCCCATGAAGGTAGGCGCGGTTGCCAGTGTCATACAAATTGAAGACATGGAAGCAAAAGTGTTTAGAGCCTTGCTAAGCTTTATTTACACCGGCTCGCTACCCGAGATGGAGGTAGACATGCTGCAGGAAAGAGAAGCCCAAGAAGCATTGTGGCTGCAACACTTGATTGCGGCGGCAGATAGATACAATCTACAAAGGCTGAAGGTACTATGTGAAGAAAAGTTATGCAAACTCATAGACGTAAGCACGGTGAAGACTATTTTTATTCTAGCTGAGAGGCACAATTGTGGTGGATTGAAGGATGTATGCCTTGAGTTCCTCAAGACACCGTCTAATTTGAAGGAGATAACGGCGGCTGACGTCTTCGACGACATAATTAGAACATGCCCCTATCTTTTAAAGGAGCTCATTGCCAAGCTTGCTTCCTAA